A DNA window from Leishmania braziliensis MHOM/BR/75/M2904 complete genome, chromosome 5 contains the following coding sequences:
- a CDS encoding putative GTPase, translating to MGKPGKKAGKGLLTPTNPNRRTDPNKTSLRDQRTIKRLKMYKSKIKRDEKGNIIKGSVLTASDRIEKQMARIAPDRRWFGNTRTIGQEALQKFREEMGAKYRDPYSVIIKQSKLPLSLLEEPKNTDGSIRKEMVWDKTFGDKANRKRVRLNAVDMSALATEANVKGDNYDCNKKEKDRDLMKGVHKDRNDKTRNGILMTKGQSNRIWCELYKVIDSSDVVLYVVDARDPMGTRSAFLEDFMRREKKYKHFVLVLNKCDLVPLWATARWLQILSKDYPTIAFHASVNHPFGKGNVISLLRQFARLHNVTHRGNKRTKTPISVGVIGYPNVGKSSLINTLRRTSVCKVAPIPGETKVWQYVALTRSIFLIDCPGVVYDRESNNDVQAVLKGVVRVERLGNADKTDVVDTVLKIVKHRDIVTTYSVKEWRDVVDFLEKLAKLRGKLVAGGEPDVEAAARMVLYDWQRGRLPWFNAPPFESNKHYRDATEQPQAKQMKLIEHYSSFNVVDDTMNNGDEEQEGDEASVVDSSEETVNNTTDDAPVDRDSRVENEEKAIKPSKANKTEKLSTKKGRTQRSVGIGHEEMATVATYLREQEEKQRKVKQQEKRRAAREEQEGVEAFVADAEHESDDALWAQFLAAAKE from the coding sequence ATGGGCAAGCCAGGCAAAAAAGCCGGGAAGGGGCTCCTCACCCCCACCAACCCCAACCGGCGCACCGACCCAAACAAGACCAGTCTTCGAGATCAACGCACTATTAAGCGGCTGAAAATGTACAAGTCAAAAATCAAACGTGACGAAAAGGGCAACATTATCAAGGGAAGTGTGCTCACAGCATCTGATCGCATTGAGAAGCAGATGGCACGTATTGCACCTGACCGCCGCTGGTTTGGCAACACCCGGACCATCGGCCAGGAGGCACTTCAGAAATTCCGCGAAGAAATGGGAGCCAAGTACAGGGACCCGTACAGCGTCATCATCAAGCAATCCAAGTTGCCGCTGAGCCTTCTAGAAGAGCCGAAGAACACCGACGGAAGTATCCGCAAAGAAATGGTCTGGGACAAAACGTTTGGTGACAAGGCAAACCGCAAGCGTGTGCGACTCAATGCTGTGGATATGTCAGCCTTGGCCACAGAGGCTAACGTCAAGGGGGACAACTACGACTgcaacaaaaaagagaaggaccGCGATTTGATGAAGGGAGTGCACAAGGATCGCAACGATAAAACCAGGAACGGCATTTTGATGACCAAAGGTCAATCGAACCGAATTTGGTGCGAGCTGTATAAAGTGATTGACAGTTCGGACGTAGTGTTGTACGTCGTCGACGCGCGCGATCCAATGGGTACGCGAAGCGCTTTTCTGGAGGATTTCATGCGTCGCGAAAAAAAATATAAACACTTTGTTCTGGTGTTAAACAAGTGCGATTTAGTCCCTCTGTGGGCAACAGCTCGTTGGCTCCAGATTCTCAGCAAGGATTATCCCACCATCGCCTTCCATGCCAGTGTAAATCATCCTTTCGGCAAAGGTAACGTCATTTCTTTACTCCGGCAATTCGCGCGTCTGCACAACGTGACACACCGCGGCAACAAGCGCACCAAGACACCGATTTCGGTAGGTGTGATCGGTTACCCGAATGTAGGAAAGAGCTCGCTGATTAATACACTACGTCGTACATCCGTCTGCAAAGTGGCGCCCATTCCTGGTGAGACAAAGGTGTGGCAGTATGTTGCGCTGACACGGAGTATCTTTCTCATTGACTGCCCCGGTGTGGTGTACGACCGCGAGTCAAACAACGATGTCCAGGCGGTGCTCAAGGgtgttgtgcgtgtggagCGTCTCGGAAATGCGGACAAGACGGATGTGGTGGACACCGTGTTGAAGATTGTCAAGCATCGCGATATTGTGACCACATATAGCGTCAAAGAATGGCGTGATGTTGTTGATTTTCTCGAAAAGCTCGCAAAGCTACGCGGAAAGCTGGTCGCTGGAGGGGAGCCGGACGTggaagctgctgcgcgcatgGTCTTGTACGATTGGCAGCGCGGGCGTCTGCCGTGGTTTAACGCGCCGCCGTTCGAGTCCAATAAACACTACCGTGATGCAACTGAGCAGCCTCAGGCAAAACAAATGAAGCTGATTGAGCATTACAGCTCTTTTAACGTGGTTGATGACACCATGAATAATGGCGATGAAGAGCAGGAAGGCGACGAGGCTAGCGTAGTTGACAGCAGTGAGGAGACTGTGAATAACACGACTGACGATGCCCCAGTTGACAGAGATAGTCGAGTGGAGAACGAGGAGAAAGCGATCAAGCCTTCGAAGGCGAATAAGACAGAGAAGCTCTCTACGAAGAAGGGACGCACACAGCGGTCAGTGGGGATCGGTCATGAGGAGATGGCAACAGTGGCCACGTATTTGCGTgagcaggaggagaagcaacggaaagtcaagcagcaggagaagcgGAGAGCCGCGcgcgaggagcaggagggcgTGGAGGCTTTTGTAGCTGACGCCGAGCACGAGAGCGACGACGCGCTTTGGGCGCAATTCTTAGCCGCTGCCAAGGAGTAA